In Melospiza melodia melodia isolate bMelMel2 unplaced genomic scaffold, bMelMel2.pri scaffold_18, whole genome shotgun sequence, the following are encoded in one genomic region:
- the LOC134433336 gene encoding nicotinate-nucleotide pyrophosphorylase [carboxylating]-like, giving the protein MSGSAPPNPAGPLNPPNPPNPSGTPWPPPPPPHRLRALARSWLDEDAPWPDPTVAPLGNAEIRAHILVKNPETPAFNPETARFNPKTPAFNPDPAPFFRMLAGCPFAEAVFAVSGCSVLWKVPEGSRLGPGRALLAEVRGPVSGLLLAERTALNVLGRCSGVASMAARARGVAESRNWGGVVAGTHKGTPGFRVAEKYALGVGGAQGHRQGLGAFGLVKDNHRAVAEMGGGGQEGLIEGARRARGFTRKLGVECASAEQALEAAKAGADVVLLDNLSLEALHAAAARVKAAHPRVLVEASGGIGLESLGSFLGPHGAVVSMGCLTHSAPVLDCALKVVGMGDGAEEK; this is encoded by the exons ATGTCCGGCTCTGCGCCCCCAAACCCCGCGGGACCCTTGAACCCCCCGAACCCCCCGAACCCTTCGGGGACCCCCTGGccgcccccccctcccccgcaccgcCTGCGGGCCCTGGCGCGCTCCTGGCTGGACGAGGACGCGCCCTGGCCCGACCCCACCGTGGCGCCGCTGGGGAACGCCGAGATCCGCGCCCACATCCTCGTCAAAAACCCCGAAACCCCCGCATTTAACCCTGAAACTGCCcgatttaaccccaaaacccccgcaTTTAACCCCGACCCCGCCCCGTTTTTCAGGATGCTGGCCGGCTGCCCGTTCGCCGAGGCGGTGTTCGCGGTGTCGGGCTGCTCCGTGCTCTGGAAGGTTCCCGAAGGTTCCCGGCTgggcccgggccgggcgctgctggCCGAGGTTCGCGGCCCCGTTTCCGGGCTGCTCCTGGCCGAGCGCACGGCCCTGAACGTCCTGGGCCGCTGCAGTGGCGTGGCCTCCATGGCCGCCCGGGCCCGGGGCGTTGCTGAGAGccgaaattggggaggggtcGTGGCGGGGACGCACAAGGGCACGCCCGGCTTCAGGGTGGCCGAGAAGTACGCGCTGGGCGTGGGGGGCGCGCAGGGGCACCGCCAGGGGCTGGGGGCCTTCGGCCTCGTCAAGGACAAccacagggccgtggccgagatgggcggaggcgggcaggaaggg CTGATTGAGGGGGCGCGCCGGGCCAGGGGCTTCACGCGGAAATTGGGCGTGGAGTGCGCGAGCGCCGAGCAGGCGCTGGAGGCGGCCAAGGCCGGGGCCGACGTCGTCCTGCTCGACAACCTGAGCCTAGAG GCGCTGCACGCGGCGGCCGCGCGCGTCAAGGCCGCGCACCCGCGGGTGCTGGTGGAGGCCAGCGGGGGCATCGGCCTGGAGAGCCTGGGCAGCTTCCTGGGGCCCCACGGGGCCGTTGTGTCCATGGGGTGCCTGACCCACAGCGCCCCCGTGCTCGACTGCGCCCTCAAGGTGGTGGGCATGGGGGACGGAGCCGAGGAAAAGTGA